A region from the Pseudomonas cucumis genome encodes:
- a CDS encoding ABC transporter substrate-binding protein yields MKMLPLRAAIAAALLSVAVGVSAKPLVVCTEASPEGFDMVQYTTAVTGDAVSETIFNRLVGFKPGTTEVIPALADSWDISEDGLTYTFHLRKGVKFHTTDYFKPTRDMNADDVVWSFQRQLDPKHPWHKLSSVGFPYFESMGFKELLKSVEKVDDNTVKFTLTRREAPFLADIAMAFSSIYSAEYADQLLKANKAGDLNNKPIGTGPFVFQRYAKDAQVRFKANPDYFGGKPPADPLIFAITIDNNVRLQKLKANECQIALYPKPDDVPSIKADQNLKVDELAAMTTSYTAMNTSRKYMSDVRVRKAINIAFDKPTYVTSLYGEGNAVIGTVPYPPTLLGFNDKLKNPPRDLGKARELLKEAGVPEGTVLTLFTRNGGGPTNPNPLLGAQMMQSDLAQIGIKLDIRVMEWGEMLKRAKNGEHDLVSAGWAGDNGDPDNFLTPNLSCDAAKNGENYARWCNKEFQDLIDKARGGTDPAARAALYEQAQEVFDKDQPWIPMAYPKMFTAMRKNVEGYHQSPLTTNNFATTQVK; encoded by the coding sequence ATGAAAATGCTTCCCCTACGAGCGGCCATCGCTGCCGCGTTGCTGAGTGTCGCCGTTGGCGTCTCGGCCAAACCCTTGGTGGTCTGTACCGAAGCCAGCCCGGAAGGCTTCGATATGGTCCAGTACACGACTGCAGTCACAGGCGATGCGGTGTCCGAAACCATTTTCAATCGTCTGGTGGGCTTCAAGCCAGGCACCACTGAAGTGATTCCGGCACTGGCCGACTCCTGGGACATCAGCGAGGACGGTCTGACCTACACGTTCCACCTGCGCAAAGGCGTCAAGTTTCACACCACCGACTACTTCAAGCCGACCCGCGACATGAACGCCGACGACGTGGTCTGGAGCTTCCAGCGTCAACTGGACCCGAAACACCCATGGCACAAACTGTCGAGCGTGGGCTTCCCGTACTTTGAAAGCATGGGCTTCAAAGAACTGCTCAAAAGCGTCGAGAAGGTCGACGACAACACGGTCAAATTCACCCTGACCCGCCGTGAAGCGCCGTTCCTGGCCGACATCGCCATGGCCTTCTCATCGATCTACTCCGCCGAGTACGCCGACCAGTTGCTCAAGGCCAACAAGGCCGGCGACCTGAACAACAAGCCAATCGGCACCGGCCCGTTCGTTTTCCAGCGCTACGCCAAGGACGCTCAGGTCCGTTTCAAGGCCAATCCGGATTACTTCGGTGGCAAGCCCCCGGCTGATCCGCTCATATTCGCGATCACCATCGACAACAACGTGCGCCTGCAAAAACTGAAGGCCAACGAATGCCAGATCGCGTTGTACCCCAAACCCGATGATGTCCCTAGCATCAAGGCCGACCAGAACCTGAAGGTCGACGAACTGGCCGCAATGACCACCAGCTACACCGCGATGAATACCAGCCGCAAGTACATGAGCGATGTACGCGTACGCAAGGCGATAAACATTGCATTCGACAAGCCGACTTACGTCACTAGTTTGTACGGCGAGGGCAACGCCGTCATTGGTACCGTTCCCTATCCTCCGACCCTGCTAGGCTTCAACGACAAACTGAAAAACCCACCGCGCGACCTTGGTAAGGCCCGTGAACTTCTCAAGGAAGCGGGTGTACCGGAAGGTACCGTGCTGACTCTGTTTACCCGTAACGGCGGCGGCCCCACCAACCCTAATCCACTGCTGGGCGCACAAATGATGCAGTCGGATCTGGCACAGATCGGGATCAAGCTCGACATTCGTGTCATGGAATGGGGAGAGATGCTCAAACGTGCCAAGAATGGCGAACACGACCTGGTATCGGCAGGCTGGGCCGGCGATAACGGCGACCCGGATAACTTTCTTACGCCGAACCTGAGTTGCGACGCAGCGAAAAACGGCGAAAACTACGCCCGGTGGTGCAATAAGGAATTCCAGGACTTGATCGACAAGGCTCGCGGCGGCACTGACCCGGCTGCCAGGGCGGCGCTCTACGAACAAGCGCAGGAAGTTTTCGACAAGGACCAGCCATGGATCCCCATGGCCTATCCGAAAATGTTCACGGCAATGCGTAAAAACGTCGAGGGTTACCACCAGAGTCCTCTGACAACCAATAACTTCGCCACCACCCAGGTGAAGTAG
- a CDS encoding OprD family porin — protein MKLSSTALLAFAISSVTATAYAESQSQAFTPVTVNTKSAQAEATGFVEGQSITGSTRNWYANEQLKRGAKFSYKKDGVSTPTDRRINWVQGTILKYNSGFTEGTVGFSTEVAAYNAIALDRDRKDLASNNGGAPGTRPGAGNNRTLTEEGGDAVDQWSKLGLANVKARVSNTTLTAGRQNFSSPMVDVIGNRALPSSFQGVAIHSEELNNLAFDLATFDRNSPRTEESQRKFRTEYANGIVETDHVYTGGITYTPFASLTTSLWATQAEDIWNQYYFGASHVLGDSQVLSLTTGLNYYKTQEEGKALIGKIDNDTYSLSFGLTHQAHSLTFSYQEVNGNEYFDYLHETNGIYLANSLLSDFNGPNEKSFQIAYGLNMAEYGVPGLKFNIYQARGWGIDGTHYTGNGGVADKGYDGIQSQDGEHHYEYGIGASYAVQSGPLKATAIRATYTAHRASENQADGSLNEFRLVTTIPFNIL, from the coding sequence ATGAAACTGAGCAGCACCGCGTTATTGGCCTTTGCCATCAGCAGCGTGACCGCCACGGCGTACGCAGAATCCCAGAGTCAGGCTTTCACCCCGGTTACGGTCAACACCAAAAGCGCTCAAGCCGAAGCAACCGGGTTTGTCGAAGGCCAGTCGATCACTGGCAGCACGCGTAACTGGTACGCCAACGAACAACTAAAACGTGGCGCCAAGTTCAGCTACAAGAAAGACGGTGTATCGACCCCGACTGATCGTCGTATCAACTGGGTTCAGGGCACCATCCTCAAGTACAACTCCGGCTTCACTGAAGGCACCGTAGGCTTCAGCACCGAAGTGGCCGCCTACAACGCCATCGCTCTGGATCGTGATCGCAAGGATCTGGCGTCCAACAACGGCGGCGCACCGGGTACCCGTCCAGGCGCGGGCAACAACCGTACCCTGACCGAAGAAGGTGGCGACGCCGTCGACCAGTGGAGCAAACTGGGCCTGGCCAACGTCAAGGCCCGTGTGTCCAACACCACCCTGACCGCTGGCCGCCAGAACTTCAGCAGCCCGATGGTCGATGTCATCGGTAACCGTGCGCTGCCTTCGAGCTTCCAAGGTGTGGCCATCCACAGCGAAGAGCTGAACAACCTGGCTTTCGACCTAGCCACCTTCGATCGCAACTCTCCGCGTACCGAAGAAAGCCAGCGTAAATTCCGTACCGAATACGCCAACGGCATCGTTGAAACCGATCACGTCTACACGGGCGGTATCACCTACACCCCATTCGCCAGCCTGACCACCAGCCTCTGGGCGACCCAGGCCGAAGACATCTGGAACCAGTACTACTTCGGCGCCAGTCATGTGCTGGGCGACAGCCAGGTCCTGAGCCTGACCACCGGCCTGAACTACTACAAAACCCAGGAAGAAGGTAAAGCCCTCATAGGCAAAATCGACAACGACACCTACTCCCTGTCGTTCGGCCTGACCCACCAGGCTCACAGCCTGACCTTCTCCTACCAGGAAGTGAACGGTAACGAGTACTTCGACTACCTGCACGAAACCAACGGCATCTACCTGGCCAACTCCTTGCTCTCGGACTTCAACGGCCCGAACGAGAAGTCCTTCCAGATTGCCTACGGTCTGAACATGGCCGAATACGGCGTGCCTGGCCTGAAATTCAACATCTACCAGGCTCGCGGCTGGGGCATCGACGGCACTCACTACACCGGCAACGGCGGCGTGGCGGACAAGGGTTACGACGGTATCCAGAGTCAGGATGGCGAACACCACTATGAATACGGCATCGGTGCTTCGTACGCCGTGCAGAGCGGTCCACTCAAGGCCACTGCTATCCGCGCAACCTACACCGCTCACCGCGCCAGCGAAAATCAGGCGGATGGCAGCCTCAACGAGTTCCGTCTCGTGACCACCATCCCGTTCAACATTTTGTAA
- a CDS encoding ABC transporter substrate-binding protein, with the protein MRHTLVLSALLGTGLLAVTSISQAANNSLVFCSEGSPAGFDTAQYTTATDNDAAEPLYNRLAEFEKGATNVVPGLATSWDISEDGLKYTFHLREGVKFHTTKYFTPTRDFNADDVLFTFNRMLDPQQPFRKAYPTEFPYFNGMSLNKNIAKVEKTGPLTVVMTLNNVDAAFIQNIAMSFAAILSAEYADQLLASGKPSDINQKPIGTGPFVFKSYQKDSNIRYSGNKQYWDPSRVKLDNLIFAINTDASVRVQKLKANECQITLHPRPADVTALKNDPKLQLIEKPGFNLGYIAYNVRHKPFDQLEVRQALDMAVNKQGILNAVYQGAGQLAQNAMPPTQWSYDDTIKDTAYNPEKAKELLKAAGVKEGTEITLWAMPVQRPYNPNAKLMAEMLQADWAKIGLKVKIVSYEWGEYIKRTKNGEHDISLIGWTGDNGDPDNWLGTLYSCDAIGGNNYSMWCDPAYDKLIKQAKVVTDRDQRTVLYKQAQQYLKQQVPITPVAHSTVNQPLSAKVEGFKVSPFGRNVFSGVSIDQ; encoded by the coding sequence ATGCGCCATACCTTGGTTTTATCCGCATTGCTGGGCACCGGCCTGCTGGCCGTCACTTCCATCAGCCAGGCCGCCAATAACAGCCTGGTGTTCTGCTCCGAAGGCAGCCCCGCGGGCTTCGACACCGCGCAATACACCACGGCGACCGATAACGACGCCGCCGAGCCGCTGTACAACCGATTGGCAGAATTTGAAAAAGGTGCCACCAACGTCGTACCGGGCCTGGCAACGAGCTGGGATATTTCCGAGGACGGTCTCAAGTACACCTTTCACCTGCGCGAAGGGGTGAAATTTCACACCACCAAGTACTTCACACCGACCCGCGATTTCAACGCCGATGACGTGCTGTTCACCTTCAATCGCATGCTCGATCCGCAGCAACCCTTCCGAAAGGCTTATCCAACCGAGTTCCCGTATTTCAACGGGATGAGCCTGAACAAGAACATCGCCAAGGTCGAGAAGACCGGGCCGCTCACCGTGGTGATGACGCTCAACAACGTCGACGCCGCATTCATCCAGAACATCGCCATGAGCTTCGCCGCGATCCTTTCCGCCGAATACGCCGACCAGTTGCTGGCCTCCGGCAAGCCGAGCGATATCAACCAGAAGCCGATCGGCACCGGCCCGTTCGTGTTCAAGAGCTACCAGAAAGATTCCAACATCCGTTACAGCGGCAACAAGCAGTACTGGGACCCGAGCCGGGTCAAGCTCGACAACCTGATTTTCGCCATCAACACCGACGCCTCGGTGCGCGTGCAGAAACTCAAGGCCAACGAATGCCAGATCACCCTGCACCCGCGCCCGGCCGACGTAACCGCGCTGAAAAACGATCCGAAACTGCAACTGATCGAGAAGCCCGGCTTCAACCTTGGTTACATCGCCTATAACGTGCGGCACAAACCGTTCGATCAGCTCGAAGTGCGCCAGGCGCTGGACATGGCGGTGAACAAGCAAGGCATTCTCAACGCGGTGTATCAAGGCGCCGGGCAACTGGCACAAAACGCCATGCCACCGACCCAATGGTCCTACGACGACACCATCAAAGACACCGCCTACAACCCGGAAAAAGCCAAGGAACTGCTCAAGGCGGCCGGCGTCAAGGAAGGCACCGAGATCACCCTCTGGGCCATGCCGGTTCAGCGTCCGTACAACCCCAACGCCAAGTTGATGGCCGAAATGCTCCAGGCGGATTGGGCGAAGATCGGTCTCAAGGTCAAGATCGTCAGCTACGAATGGGGCGAGTACATCAAGCGCACCAAGAACGGCGAGCACGACATTAGCCTGATCGGCTGGACCGGTGACAACGGTGACCCGGACAACTGGCTGGGCACGCTTTACAGCTGCGATGCCATTGGCGGCAATAACTACTCCATGTGGTGTGATCCGGCTTACGACAAGCTGATCAAGCAGGCCAAGGTCGTGACCGATCGTGACCAGCGCACCGTGCTCTACAAACAGGCGCAACAGTACCTCAAGCAGCAGGTGCCGATCACGCCAGTCGCCCACTCGACGGTCAACCAGCCGTTGAGCGCCAAAGTCGAAGGATTCAAGGTGAGTCCTTTCGGTCGCAACGTGTTCTCGGGCGTCAGTATCGACCAATAA
- a CDS encoding ABC transporter substrate-binding protein, producing the protein MLKHAVIPFLVGASLLASAPFAVAATNLVFCSEGSPAGFDPGQYTTGTDFDASAETMFNRLTQFERGGTAVVPGLATKWDISDDGLTYTFHLREGVKFHTTPYFKPTREFNADDVLFTFNRMINKDDPFRKAYPTEFPYFTDMGMDTNITKIDKVDDHTVKFTLKEVDAAFIQNMAMSFASVQSAEYAAQLLKEGKAADINQKPVGTGPFVFKSYQKDSNIRYTGNKDYWKPDDVKIDNLIFAITTDPSVRIQKLKKNECQITLFPRPADLKALKEDKTLKVPDQAGFNLGYIAYNVMDKIKGSDQPNPMAQLKVRQALDMAVNKQQIIDSVYQGAGQLAVNAMPPTQWSYDTTIKDAPYNPEKAKELLKEAGIKEGTEINLWAMPVQRPYNPNAKLMAEMLQSDWAKIGIKAKIVTYEWGEYIKRSKGGENGAMLIGWSGDNGDPDNWLNVLFGCDSLQGNNFSKWCDKKFDGIVKEAKRTTDQAKRTELYKQAQHVLKDAVPMTPIAHSTVFQPMRNNVQDFKISPFGLNSFYGVSVSK; encoded by the coding sequence ATGCTTAAACACGCGGTCATTCCGTTTTTAGTCGGCGCAAGCTTATTAGCCAGCGCACCTTTCGCCGTCGCTGCGACTAACCTGGTGTTTTGCTCCGAAGGGAGCCCGGCCGGTTTCGATCCTGGTCAGTACACCACCGGAACCGACTTCGACGCCTCTGCAGAAACCATGTTCAACCGCCTGACCCAGTTCGAACGCGGCGGCACCGCCGTTGTTCCTGGCCTGGCGACCAAGTGGGACATTTCCGATGACGGCCTGACTTACACCTTCCACCTGCGTGAAGGCGTCAAGTTCCACACCACCCCGTACTTCAAGCCAACTCGTGAGTTCAACGCCGACGACGTGCTGTTCACCTTTAATCGCATGATTAACAAGGATGACCCGTTCCGTAAGGCGTACCCGACCGAATTCCCGTACTTCACCGACATGGGGATGGACACCAACATCACCAAGATCGATAAAGTCGACGACCACACCGTCAAGTTCACCCTCAAAGAAGTTGATGCCGCGTTCATTCAGAACATGGCCATGAGTTTCGCCTCGGTCCAGTCCGCCGAGTACGCTGCCCAGTTGCTCAAGGAAGGCAAAGCCGCCGACATCAACCAGAAGCCGGTCGGTACTGGCCCGTTTGTATTCAAGAGCTACCAGAAAGACTCCAACATCCGCTACACCGGGAACAAGGACTACTGGAAGCCTGACGACGTGAAGATCGACAACCTGATCTTCGCCATCACCACCGACCCGTCGGTACGTATTCAGAAACTGAAAAAGAACGAGTGTCAGATCACCCTGTTCCCTCGTCCCGCCGATCTGAAGGCGCTGAAGGAAGACAAAACCCTGAAGGTGCCTGACCAGGCCGGTTTCAACCTGGGTTACATCGCCTATAACGTGATGGACAAGATCAAGGGCAGCGATCAGCCGAACCCGATGGCTCAGTTGAAAGTGCGTCAGGCGCTGGACATGGCCGTCAACAAGCAGCAGATCATCGACTCGGTTTACCAGGGCGCCGGCCAACTGGCCGTCAACGCCATGCCACCGACCCAGTGGTCTTACGACACCACCATCAAGGATGCGCCGTACAACCCTGAGAAAGCCAAAGAGCTGCTCAAGGAAGCGGGCATCAAGGAAGGCACCGAGATCAACCTGTGGGCGATGCCAGTGCAACGTCCTTACAACCCGAACGCCAAGCTGATGGCCGAAATGCTGCAGTCCGACTGGGCCAAGATCGGGATCAAAGCGAAGATCGTGACCTACGAGTGGGGCGAGTACATCAAGCGCTCCAAAGGCGGCGAAAACGGCGCGATGCTGATTGGCTGGAGCGGCGACAACGGTGACCCGGATAACTGGCTCAACGTGCTGTTCGGTTGCGACTCGTTGCAGGGCAACAACTTCTCCAAATGGTGCGACAAGAAGTTCGACGGCATCGTTAAAGAAGCCAAGCGCACGACCGATCAGGCCAAGCGCACTGAACTGTACAAACAGGCGCAACACGTCCTCAAAGACGCCGTTCCAATGACACCTATCGCTCACTCGACGGTGTTCCAACCCATGCGCAACAACGTGCAGGACTTCAAGATCAGCCCATTTGGCTTGAACTCCTTCTACGGCGTCAGCGTCAGCAAATAA
- a CDS encoding ABC transporter substrate-binding protein: MERTTVKPFLLALALATTASLAQTAQATTTLVYCSEASPAGFDPSQYTSGTDFDASAETVFNRLTQFKRGGTEIEPGLATKWDVSKDGLTYTFHLREGVKFHTTDYFTPTRDFNADDVLFTFQRLLDPQNAFRKAYPAESPYFTDMGLNTTIKSIDRIDDHTVRFNLNNIDAAFVQNLAMSFASVQSAEYAAQLLKEGKAADLNQKPVGTGPFVFKRYQKDSQIRYAANKAYWKPEDVKLDNLIFSITPDAAVRLQKLKAGECQVGGYPRPADIEVMEKDPNLRVLKQAGFNLGFLAYNVTHPPLDQLKVRQALDMAIDKPAIIKAVYQSAGQLAQNALPPAQWSYDPSIKDAPHDPTKARALLKEAGVAPGTTIDLWAMTVQRASNPNARMSAQMIQQDWEKVGIKANIVSYEWGEYIKRAKNGEHDAMIYGWTGDNGDPDNWLGVLYSCAAVKGSNYAKWCDPAYDKLVQQAKVSTDKQQRVNLYQQAQQILKQQVPITPIANSTVFQPLRKEVSDFKISPFGLTPFYGVGINK, from the coding sequence ATGGAAAGAACCACCGTCAAACCATTCCTGCTCGCACTCGCCCTCGCCACAACCGCATCACTGGCACAAACCGCTCAAGCCACCACCACCCTGGTCTACTGCTCCGAAGCCAGCCCGGCCGGCTTCGACCCCAGCCAATACACCAGCGGCACCGACTTCGACGCCTCCGCCGAAACCGTCTTCAACCGCCTCACCCAATTCAAACGCGGCGGCACCGAAATCGAACCCGGCCTGGCAACAAAATGGGACGTGTCCAAGGACGGCCTCACCTACACCTTCCACCTGCGCGAAGGCGTGAAATTCCATACCACCGACTACTTCACCCCGACCCGCGACTTCAACGCCGACGACGTGTTGTTCACCTTCCAGCGCCTGCTCGACCCGCAGAATGCGTTCCGTAAAGCCTACCCCGCCGAGTCGCCATACTTCACCGACATGGGCCTGAACACCACGATCAAAAGCATCGACAGGATCGACGACCACACCGTGCGCTTCAACCTGAACAACATCGACGCCGCGTTCGTGCAAAACCTCGCCATGAGCTTCGCCTCGGTGCAGTCAGCCGAATACGCCGCCCAACTGTTGAAAGAAGGCAAAGCCGCCGACCTCAACCAGAAACCGGTTGGCACCGGCCCCTTCGTGTTCAAGCGCTATCAAAAAGACTCGCAGATCCGCTACGCCGCCAACAAGGCCTACTGGAAACCCGAGGACGTGAAGCTCGATAACCTGATTTTCTCGATCACCCCGGACGCCGCCGTGCGCTTGCAGAAGCTCAAGGCCGGCGAGTGCCAAGTCGGCGGCTACCCGCGCCCGGCAGACATTGAAGTGATGGAGAAAGATCCAAACCTGCGAGTCCTCAAGCAAGCCGGTTTCAACCTCGGCTTCCTCGCCTACAACGTAACCCATCCGCCGCTGGACCAGCTCAAGGTGCGTCAAGCCCTGGATATGGCCATCGACAAACCGGCGATCATCAAAGCGGTCTACCAGAGTGCCGGGCAACTGGCGCAAAACGCTTTGCCGCCAGCGCAATGGTCCTACGACCCGAGTATCAAAGACGCACCACACGACCCGACCAAAGCCCGAGCGCTACTGAAAGAAGCAGGGGTTGCACCCGGTACCACTATCGATTTGTGGGCCATGACCGTGCAGCGCGCCTCCAACCCCAACGCGCGGATGTCGGCACAGATGATCCAGCAGGATTGGGAGAAAGTCGGCATCAAGGCCAACATCGTCAGCTATGAGTGGGGCGAGTACATCAAGCGCGCCAAGAACGGCGAACACGACGCCATGATTTACGGCTGGACCGGCGACAACGGTGACCCGGACAACTGGCTCGGCGTGCTGTACAGCTGCGCCGCGGTGAAAGGCAGCAACTACGCCAAGTGGTGTGACCCGGCCTACGACAAGCTGGTGCAACAAGCCAAGGTGTCCACCGACAAACAGCAGCGGGTCAACCTGTACCAACAGGCACAGCAAATCCTTAAGCAACAGGTGCCGATTACACCCATTGCGAATTCGACGGTGTTTCAGCCACTGCGCAAGGAAGTCAGCGACTTCAAGATCAGCCCTTTCGGCCTTACTCCCTTCTATGGAGTGGGTATAAATAAGTAA
- a CDS encoding DUF6124 family protein, with translation MDDDNSDSNFKKTNPIAEALCAEELLKDREAIKRALDYYLDPPKPYAAKPRRPSTMFLVSPDSDTESLLAQACESLASASVLTSDFATNLIGPQRNTVLAIQQIIMLAELAVNRALDRVDPQS, from the coding sequence ATGGACGATGATAATTCTGATTCGAACTTTAAAAAAACCAACCCAATCGCCGAAGCCTTGTGCGCCGAAGAGCTACTCAAAGACCGCGAAGCCATAAAACGCGCGCTCGACTACTACCTCGATCCGCCCAAGCCTTACGCCGCAAAACCTCGTCGCCCCAGCACGATGTTCCTGGTTTCCCCAGACAGCGACACTGAAAGTCTGCTGGCACAAGCTTGTGAGTCATTGGCCTCGGCCAGTGTCCTGACCAGCGATTTCGCAACAAACCTGATCGGCCCGCAGCGCAATACGGTGTTGGCGATTCAACAGATCATCATGCTGGCGGAGTTGGCGGTGAATCGGGCGTTGGATCGGGTTGATCCGCAGTCTTAA
- a CDS encoding SIMPL domain-containing protein (The SIMPL domain is named for its presence in mouse protein SIMPL (signalling molecule that associates with mouse pelle-like kinase). Bacterial member BP26, from Brucella, was shown to assemble into a channel-like structure, while YggE from E. coli has been associated with resistance to oxidative stress.), with product MHTLRRSAALLALSVGTVVSLPALAVDELHYNQISLRAEVSQEVARDLMIVTLYTEEQNTDPAKLAADVSTTMNKALAQAKEVKDITLRQGSRNSYPIYDTKGQKITGWRERAELRLESSDFAALSKLTGELLTDLKMGGMDFAIATPTRKASEDALLKEAVTAFKSRAQLATDALGGKSYKIVNLNLNSNGYPQPYMRGPMMMKAAGMDSAPVTPEVEAGTSQVSMTADGAIEVLMQ from the coding sequence ATGCACACATTGCGCCGCAGCGCCGCCCTTCTTGCCTTAAGCGTTGGCACCGTCGTCAGCCTCCCGGCCCTGGCCGTCGACGAGCTGCATTACAACCAGATCTCCCTGCGCGCCGAAGTCAGCCAGGAAGTGGCCCGCGACCTGATGATCGTGACCCTCTACACCGAAGAGCAAAACACCGACCCGGCCAAACTCGCCGCTGACGTCAGCACCACCATGAACAAAGCACTGGCCCAGGCTAAAGAAGTCAAAGACATCACCCTGCGCCAGGGCAGCCGCAACAGCTATCCGATCTACGACACCAAAGGCCAGAAAATCACCGGCTGGCGTGAACGCGCCGAACTGCGCCTGGAAAGCTCGGACTTCGCCGCTCTCTCCAAACTCACCGGCGAACTGCTCACCGACCTGAAAATGGGCGGCATGGACTTCGCCATCGCCACCCCAACCCGCAAGGCCAGCGAAGACGCCCTGCTCAAAGAAGCCGTGACCGCCTTCAAGTCCCGCGCCCAACTGGCCACCGACGCCCTGGGCGGCAAGAGCTACAAAATCGTCAACCTGAACCTCAACAGCAATGGTTATCCACAACCGTACATGCGCGGCCCGATGATGATGAAAGCTGCCGGCATGGATTCCGCGCCAGTGACCCCGGAAGTTGAAGCCGGCACCAGCCAGGTCAGCATGACGGCGGATGGGGCGATTGAAGTGTTGATGCAATGA
- a CDS encoding ATP-binding protein yields MLAPVQITSATRQNLWRLTFIRTLVLAAQAGSVGLAYWFDLLPLPWVQLAMTLGCSTLLCAFTAVRLRTSWPVTELEYALQLACDLFIHSALLYFSGGSTNPFVSYYLVPLTIAAVTLPWRYSVILSGIALALYTLLLARFYPLETFPIARENLQIYGMWLSFALAAAVITFFAARMAEELRRQEELRAIRREEGLRDQQLLAVATQAAGAAHELGTPLATMSVLLKEMQQDHPDPMLQDDLKVLQDQVKLCKETLQQLVRAAEANRRLAVEMQDVTDWLDEALNRWHLMRPEASYRFQRLGQGTVPRMAPPPDLTQALLNLLNNAADACPEGLQVTLDWNAEDLTISIRDHGAGVPLAIAEQIGKPFFTTKGKGFGLGLFLSKASVTRAGGSVKLYSHEEGGTLTELRLPRVARGDEHE; encoded by the coding sequence ATGCTCGCCCCCGTTCAAATCACTTCCGCTACTCGCCAGAACCTCTGGCGGCTGACTTTCATCCGCACGCTGGTGCTGGCCGCTCAGGCCGGTTCCGTGGGCCTGGCCTACTGGTTCGACCTGCTGCCGTTGCCGTGGGTGCAACTGGCAATGACCCTGGGTTGCTCGACGCTGCTGTGCGCGTTCACGGCGGTGCGTCTACGCACCTCGTGGCCGGTAACTGAGCTCGAATATGCCCTGCAACTGGCCTGTGATCTGTTTATCCACAGTGCGCTGTTGTACTTCTCCGGCGGTTCGACCAACCCGTTCGTCTCTTATTATCTGGTGCCGCTGACCATCGCTGCCGTGACCTTGCCGTGGCGCTATTCGGTGATTCTGTCGGGTATCGCCCTGGCGCTGTATACGTTGCTGCTGGCGCGGTTCTACCCGTTGGAAACGTTCCCGATCGCCCGGGAGAACCTGCAGATCTACGGCATGTGGCTGAGCTTCGCCCTGGCAGCAGCGGTGATCACGTTCTTCGCCGCCCGTATGGCCGAGGAGCTGCGTCGTCAGGAAGAACTGCGTGCCATTCGTCGCGAAGAAGGCCTGCGCGATCAGCAATTGCTGGCAGTCGCGACCCAGGCTGCCGGCGCCGCCCATGAACTGGGCACACCGCTGGCGACCATGAGCGTGCTGCTTAAGGAAATGCAGCAGGATCACCCTGACCCGATGTTGCAGGACGATCTGAAGGTTTTGCAGGATCAGGTCAAGTTGTGCAAGGAAACCTTGCAGCAACTGGTGCGCGCCGCCGAGGCCAATCGTCGTCTGGCGGTGGAAATGCAGGACGTCACCGATTGGCTCGACGAAGCCCTGAATCGCTGGCATTTGATGCGCCCGGAAGCCAGTTACCGCTTCCAGCGCCTGGGCCAGGGGACTGTGCCGCGCATGGCGCCGCCACCGGACCTGACCCAGGCCCTGCTAAATTTGCTGAACAACGCCGCCGACGCTTGCCCCGAAGGCTTGCAGGTAACCCTGGACTGGAATGCCGAGGACTTGACCATCAGCATTCGCGACCATGGCGCCGGTGTGCCATTGGCCATTGCCGAACAAATCGGCAAACCGTTTTTTACCACCAAGGGCAAAGGTTTCGGCCTGGGCCTGTTTTTGAGCAAGGCCAGCGTGACACGCGCCGGCGGCTCAGTGAAACTCTACAGTCATGAGGAAGGCGGCACGCTCACCGAGCTGCGCCTGCCCCGTGTCGCCCGAGGAGACGAACATGAGTGA